A genome region from Pseudomonas sp. S06B 330 includes the following:
- the tssB gene encoding type VI secretion system contractile sheath small subunit, translating into MAKEGSVAPKERINVTFKPATGAAHEEIELPLKLLAIGDYTQRADERKVEDRKPISIDKVTFDEVLAKQELSLTLSVPNRLQEEGDTEELAVTLQVNSMKDFNPASLVEQVPELKKLMELRDALVALKGPLGNAPAFRKAIEGVLADDESRGRVLGELGLNAAAPEA; encoded by the coding sequence ATGGCCAAAGAAGGCTCGGTAGCCCCCAAGGAACGCATCAACGTCACTTTCAAGCCCGCTACAGGCGCAGCTCACGAGGAGATTGAGCTGCCGTTGAAGCTATTGGCAATCGGTGATTACACCCAGCGCGCAGACGAGCGCAAGGTAGAAGACCGGAAGCCGATCAGCATCGACAAGGTGACCTTCGACGAAGTGCTCGCCAAGCAGGAACTGAGCTTGACCCTGAGCGTGCCCAACCGACTGCAGGAGGAGGGTGATACCGAAGAGCTGGCGGTCACGCTGCAGGTCAATTCGATGAAGGACTTCAACCCGGCCAGCCTGGTCGAGCAAGTGCCTGAGCTGAAAAAGCTGATGGAGTTGCGCGACGCATTGGTAGCCCTGAAGGGGCCGCTGGGTAACGCCCCTGCATTTCGCAAAGCCATCGAAGGCGTACTCGCCGACGACGAATCACGTGGTCGTGTGCTCGGCGAGCTGGGCCTGAACGCCGCAGCCCCAGAAGCCTGA
- a CDS encoding formylglycine-generating enzyme family protein: protein MEHLKRDDQRFLLHMHKDILVIRKFILPLCTLLLAGCQAQSIPLPKSQKLSPDKVAQIAATIEQKYPKLSTELRSKLLNTVVQSLDNMVFVEGGEFQMGDFGWPHVDDPSNLCDWPCGVDPKRMGPISMGTDNKFVHLVKLRNYHLSKFQTTLGDFDLFFIAQGKPLFDKKLRQREDLQFRYQPNLPAPTRSWQEAKDYCGWLGKLSGYPVDLPTEAQWEYAARNRGQFFAFPTDNGSLNYDRNFPKPDETRTFPVDSFIPNKLGIYNLSGNATDWVNDWYDKDYYRHSPVENPQGPSTGNERVWRGTNVLEDPLLSASTVRRWSAEPLQNDYYPGVSFRCAIQSEKPF, encoded by the coding sequence TTGGAGCATTTGAAACGCGACGATCAACGTTTTTTGCTTCACATGCATAAGGACATCCTGGTGATAAGAAAATTCATACTCCCTCTCTGCACGCTGCTGCTGGCAGGCTGCCAAGCGCAATCGATACCACTTCCTAAAAGCCAAAAACTTTCCCCGGACAAGGTCGCTCAGATTGCTGCAACCATCGAACAGAAATATCCAAAGCTTTCCACCGAGCTACGCAGCAAGCTACTCAACACCGTGGTGCAGTCTTTAGACAACATGGTGTTTGTCGAAGGGGGTGAATTTCAGATGGGGGATTTTGGTTGGCCGCACGTTGATGATCCATCGAACTTATGCGATTGGCCATGCGGGGTGGACCCAAAACGGATGGGACCCATCAGTATGGGCACTGATAATAAATTCGTTCATCTCGTTAAATTAAGAAACTACCACCTGTCAAAATTTCAAACAACACTAGGGGATTTTGACCTGTTTTTCATCGCGCAGGGAAAGCCGCTCTTTGACAAAAAATTACGCCAGCGTGAGGATTTACAGTTCCGTTATCAACCCAACCTTCCCGCTCCCACCCGTAGCTGGCAAGAAGCCAAGGACTATTGCGGTTGGTTAGGTAAACTGAGCGGTTATCCGGTAGATCTACCCACTGAGGCACAATGGGAATATGCGGCCCGCAATCGCGGTCAATTTTTCGCGTTCCCCACCGACAACGGTAGCTTGAATTACGACCGAAACTTTCCTAAACCTGATGAAACGAGAACTTTCCCAGTAGACAGCTTCATTCCTAACAAACTCGGAATTTATAATCTCTCTGGCAATGCGACGGATTGGGTTAACGACTGGTACGACAAAGATTATTACCGACATTCACCGGTCGAGAATCCTCAAGGACCAAGCACAGGTAACGAACGGGTATGGCGCGGAACAAATGTACTAGAAGATCCCCTTCTGAGCGCCAGCACCGTCCGCCGCTGGAGTGCTGAGCCGCTACAAAATGACTACTACCCTGGCGTCAGTTTTCGCTGCGCTATTCAGTCAGAAAAACCGTTCTGA
- the tssG gene encoding type VI secretion system baseplate subunit TssG, producing the protein MDTTNGSSAPALNGLTRVIREYSLFQAVLLVMDRLRESHPGLSEEDLYEQLEFQGNPSLGFPGSDVDRVEFFEEHGQVRARLRFNLIGLFGSGSPLPAFYAEQALGDSEDGNPTRTFLDLFHHRLQRLMLPIWRKYRYRASFKSGALDPFSAQLFALIGLGGEEIRKAGELNWKRLLPYLGLLSLRAHSAALIEAVLRYYFKHAELVIEQCIERRVQILQEQRNQLGRANSQFGEDLVLGERVRDRSGKFRIHIYQLDWQRFHEFLPIGFGYQPLCALVRFTLRDPLDYDIRLVLRQEEIRELCIGEQNTCRLGWTSWLGREHADGVVTLGSKIR; encoded by the coding sequence ATGGACACCACGAATGGGTCTTCAGCCCCTGCTTTAAACGGGTTGACTCGGGTCATCCGCGAGTACTCGTTGTTTCAGGCCGTGCTGCTGGTGATGGATCGGCTGCGTGAGTCACATCCAGGTCTGAGTGAAGAGGATCTCTACGAGCAGTTGGAGTTCCAGGGCAATCCGAGCCTGGGTTTCCCTGGTAGCGATGTCGATCGCGTGGAGTTCTTCGAGGAGCATGGGCAGGTACGTGCGCGCCTGCGTTTTAACCTGATCGGGCTGTTCGGCTCTGGCTCGCCGCTGCCGGCGTTTTACGCAGAACAAGCCCTGGGTGACAGCGAAGACGGTAACCCGACGCGTACCTTTCTTGACCTGTTCCATCATCGCTTGCAGCGGTTGATGTTGCCGATCTGGCGAAAGTACCGCTATCGCGCCAGCTTCAAGAGCGGCGCGCTCGACCCGTTTTCTGCCCAGCTGTTTGCCTTGATAGGCCTCGGTGGCGAAGAAATACGCAAGGCCGGCGAACTGAACTGGAAGCGTCTGCTGCCGTACCTCGGCTTGCTCAGCCTGCGAGCCCACTCGGCGGCGCTGATCGAGGCCGTGCTGCGTTACTACTTCAAGCATGCCGAGCTGGTGATCGAGCAGTGCATCGAGCGCCGGGTGCAGATTCTCCAAGAACAACGCAACCAGTTGGGGCGTGCCAATAGCCAGTTCGGCGAAGACTTGGTGCTGGGCGAGCGGGTGCGCGACCGCAGCGGCAAGTTCCGCATCCATATCTACCAGCTCGACTGGCAACGCTTCCATGAATTTTTGCCGATCGGTTTCGGCTACCAGCCGCTGTGCGCGCTGGTGCGGTTCACCTTGCGTGACCCGCTTGACTACGACATTCGCCTGGTTCTGCGCCAGGAAGAAATCCGTGAACTGTGCATCGGTGAGCAGAACACCTGTCGCCTCGGGTGGACCAGTTGGCTCGGCCGTGAGCACGCGGACGGTGTGGTGACCCTCGGCAGCAAAATTCGTTAA
- the tssE gene encoding type VI secretion system baseplate subunit TssE, which yields MTGYGSLFERLSGEAGKRAGWSREACAMTSVTAHLSKMLSTRAGSVQTLSDYGLPDLNDMRLSLHDALSQARLAIENFIEAYEPRLSNVRVVAQPRDHDQLRLSFSIEGLLQVEGFKRQVSFIACLDASGQVKVI from the coding sequence ATGACTGGATACGGCAGCCTTTTCGAACGCTTGAGTGGCGAAGCCGGCAAACGTGCCGGCTGGAGCCGAGAGGCGTGCGCCATGACATCGGTGACAGCCCATCTGAGCAAGATGCTAAGCACCCGGGCGGGCAGCGTGCAAACGCTGTCCGATTATGGGCTGCCGGATCTGAACGACATGCGCCTGAGTCTGCACGATGCCCTGAGCCAGGCGCGGCTGGCCATTGAAAACTTCATCGAAGCCTATGAACCGCGCCTGAGCAATGTGCGTGTCGTTGCCCAGCCACGTGACCACGATCAGCTTCGTTTGTCTTTCAGCATCGAAGGCCTGCTGCAGGTTGAGGGATTCAAACGCCAGGTCAGTTTCATTGCGTGCTTGGATGCTAGCGGCCAGGTCAAGGTCATTTAA
- the tssA gene encoding type VI secretion system protein TssA, with translation MSYSNKLSTHYFELAKSAICKQRFAGEDVRFSSEFEALEHELAKAQSMHESGQTDWLKVQEIAEGVLRTQSKDLRVAAWLTWALYQCEQFSGLVAGMAILHYLCDQHWAEIHPVKLRTRAAAIGWLVPRLEQVLADNVAIKGQLPLFRRLVEHLDGLEAAFTEHMGDDAPLLLPVCRRLKTMVQRAADNQPEPGVVGAAVAQVKQVAAQLLTPGAPIDNEKEAQRALRTLQENARPLNAWWLKQNAIDARALRLNRTMLWLPIDAIPERNAEQITALRGLPADKLKIFQERFANGQYADLLVELEASLARAPFWFDGQRLVWECLQGLNADQAMREVEFHFALLLQRLPGVIELHFHDGTPFADPSTRGWISAQVMPHLQSASAPRKVEGTAAQPAWEEALDAALPILRKDGLKVAVQFLKQGLNSARGARARFLWQFSLARLCFMAKKYELAKTQLEILDQELQGSGLDAWEPDLALEVLHLLHNCCELLPQNHAVRERKDEIYRRLCHLDLEVVLE, from the coding sequence ATGTCCTACTCAAATAAATTATCAACGCACTATTTTGAGCTCGCGAAGTCGGCTATTTGCAAACAGCGTTTTGCAGGTGAAGACGTCCGTTTTTCGAGCGAATTCGAAGCGTTGGAGCATGAGTTGGCTAAAGCTCAATCCATGCATGAGAGCGGGCAGACCGATTGGCTGAAAGTGCAGGAAATTGCTGAAGGGGTGCTCCGGACCCAGTCCAAGGATTTGCGGGTTGCAGCGTGGTTGACCTGGGCGCTGTACCAGTGTGAGCAATTCTCCGGCCTGGTAGCGGGCATGGCGATCTTGCATTACCTGTGCGACCAGCATTGGGCCGAGATCCACCCTGTCAAACTGCGAACACGTGCCGCTGCCATCGGCTGGCTGGTGCCTCGTCTTGAACAGGTGCTGGCCGACAACGTCGCGATCAAGGGGCAGTTGCCGCTGTTTCGTCGCTTGGTGGAACACCTGGATGGCCTTGAAGCCGCGTTCACCGAGCACATGGGTGATGATGCGCCGCTGCTGTTGCCGGTGTGTCGGCGCTTGAAAACCATGGTTCAACGTGCTGCCGATAACCAGCCGGAACCGGGTGTCGTGGGTGCGGCAGTGGCGCAGGTTAAACAGGTCGCAGCCCAGTTGCTCACGCCTGGCGCGCCTATCGACAACGAGAAGGAAGCCCAGCGGGCCTTGCGTACCTTGCAGGAAAACGCTCGTCCGCTCAACGCCTGGTGGCTTAAGCAGAACGCTATCGATGCGCGTGCGCTGCGCTTGAACCGCACGATGCTGTGGCTGCCCATTGACGCCATTCCCGAGCGCAATGCCGAACAGATCACCGCATTGCGCGGGCTGCCGGCCGACAAGCTGAAAATCTTCCAGGAGCGCTTTGCCAATGGACAGTATGCCGATCTGTTGGTGGAGCTCGAAGCCAGTCTGGCCAGGGCACCTTTCTGGTTCGACGGCCAGCGTCTGGTCTGGGAGTGCTTGCAGGGCTTGAACGCCGATCAAGCGATGCGCGAAGTGGAATTTCACTTCGCCCTGTTGCTACAGCGACTGCCGGGTGTCATCGAGCTGCATTTTCACGATGGCACGCCTTTCGCCGATCCGTCCACCCGCGGCTGGATCAGCGCTCAGGTCATGCCCCATCTGCAAAGCGCTAGCGCGCCGCGCAAGGTCGAAGGCACTGCCGCCCAGCCGGCGTGGGAGGAAGCCCTCGACGCTGCGTTGCCGATCCTGCGTAAAGATGGCCTCAAGGTTGCCGTGCAGTTCCTCAAGCAAGGGTTGAACAGCGCCCGCGGCGCACGTGCACGATTTCTCTGGCAGTTCAGCCTGGCCCGCTTGTGTTTCATGGCCAAAAAATACGAACTGGCCAAGACCCAGCTCGAAATCCTCGATCAAGAATTACAGGGCTCGGGCCTAGATGCCTGGGAGCCTGACCTTGCCCTGGAAGTGCTGCACCTGCTGCATAACTGCTGTGAGTTGTTGCCGCAGAACCACGCAGTGCGCGAACGCAAGGATGAGATTTATCGCAGGCTGTGCCACCTCGATCTCGAAGTGGTACTCGAATAG
- the tssF gene encoding type VI secretion system baseplate subunit TssF — protein MSFNHYYQSELTALRQLGSRFAERSPALAPFLGQAGRDPDVERLLEGFAFLTGRLRQKLDDELPELSHSLMHLLWPNYMRPLPAFSILQFDPLEQSGPALRVARETPVQSTLIDDVQCRFRTCYATDVLPLKLAALNYSVKGDGALLCLRLEMGCDGHLGELDLSRLRLHLAGERYISQMLYLSLLRNLEGIELVPLDGEGEPVLGVSGHALSFKLPGSRVQPVGFAEEEALIPYPLNTFRGYRYLQEYFAFQDKFLFVDLNGLDLLNSLPEDTLKQMHGLEVRFDIRKSGIQRLRPTLDNVKLYCTPIVNLFKVDALPIRLDGKQDEYLLLPAEYDLKTCGVFSVEAVTGWRPGGLGYQEYVPFESFEHDPSFDVAGDRPHYSIRQRSSLLHEGLDTYLSFGIRHTEAAETLSIELTCTNQNLPRRLESGQINQRCEQTPEFLTFRNITPVTSSYAPPLNRDFLWKLISNMSLNYLSLANVDALKVILETYDLPRYYDQQLEKVSKRLLDGLKSIRHEHVDRLHRGLPLRGLRTELTIDPQGYIGEGDLFVFASVLNEFFALYASLNSYHELRVKSTQGEVYQWTPRMGLQPLL, from the coding sequence GTGTCCTTCAACCACTACTACCAAAGCGAACTTACTGCGCTACGCCAGCTGGGTAGCCGTTTCGCTGAGCGTAGCCCAGCGTTGGCGCCGTTTCTCGGTCAGGCGGGACGAGATCCGGATGTGGAGCGCTTGCTTGAAGGGTTCGCCTTCCTGACTGGCCGCCTGCGACAGAAGCTTGATGATGAGCTGCCTGAACTGAGCCACTCGCTGATGCACCTGTTGTGGCCCAACTACATGCGCCCGTTGCCAGCGTTCAGCATCCTCCAGTTCGACCCGCTGGAACAGTCCGGGCCGGCCTTGCGCGTGGCGCGTGAAACGCCGGTGCAGAGCACGCTCATCGATGACGTGCAGTGCCGTTTCCGTACCTGCTACGCGACGGACGTCTTGCCGTTGAAGCTGGCGGCGTTGAACTACTCGGTGAAAGGCGACGGTGCATTGCTGTGCTTGCGCCTGGAGATGGGGTGCGATGGCCATCTGGGTGAGCTGGACCTGAGCCGTCTGCGCCTACACCTTGCTGGCGAGCGCTACATCAGCCAGATGCTTTACCTCAGCCTGTTGCGCAACCTCGAAGGGATTGAGCTGGTACCACTGGACGGGGAGGGTGAGCCCGTGTTGGGCGTCAGCGGCCATGCCTTGTCGTTCAAGCTGCCCGGCAGTCGCGTGCAGCCAGTGGGTTTTGCCGAGGAGGAGGCGTTGATCCCGTACCCGCTGAACACCTTCCGCGGCTATCGCTATCTCCAGGAGTATTTTGCCTTCCAGGACAAGTTCCTGTTTGTCGACCTGAACGGCTTGGATCTACTCAACTCCCTGCCGGAGGACACCCTCAAGCAGATGCACGGTCTGGAGGTGCGTTTCGACATTCGCAAAAGTGGTATCCAGCGTCTGCGACCGACGCTGGACAACGTGAAACTGTATTGCACGCCGATCGTCAATCTATTCAAGGTTGACGCGCTGCCGATCCGCCTCGATGGCAAGCAAGACGAGTACCTGCTGCTGCCGGCTGAGTACGACCTGAAAACATGTGGCGTGTTTTCCGTGGAAGCGGTGACCGGTTGGCGGCCGGGCGGTCTGGGTTATCAGGAATATGTACCGTTCGAATCCTTTGAACATGACCCAAGTTTCGATGTTGCGGGAGACCGCCCGCACTACAGCATCCGCCAACGTTCCTCGTTGCTGCATGAGGGCCTGGACACCTACTTGAGCTTTGGCATCCGCCACACCGAAGCCGCTGAAACCCTGTCCATCGAGCTGACCTGCACCAATCAGAACCTGCCGCGCCGACTCGAGTCCGGCCAGATCAACCAGCGGTGTGAGCAAACCCCGGAGTTCCTTACCTTCCGCAACATCACCCCGGTGACATCGAGTTACGCACCACCGCTCAATCGTGACTTCCTGTGGAAGCTGATAAGCAACATGTCGCTCAACTATTTGTCACTGGCCAATGTTGATGCACTCAAGGTGATTCTCGAAACCTATGACTTGCCGCGCTACTACGACCAGCAACTGGAAAAGGTCAGTAAGCGCCTCTTGGACGGGCTTAAGTCAATCCGCCATGAACATGTCGACCGGCTGCATAGGGGCCTGCCGCTGCGCGGTTTGCGCACCGAGCTGACCATCGACCCGCAAGGTTATATCGGTGAGGGCGACTTGTTTGTCTTCGCCTCGGTTCTCAACGAGTTTTTCGCGCTTTACGCCAGTCTCAACTCGTATCACGAGCTGAGGGTAAAAAGTACGCAAGGAGAGGTGTACCAATGGACACCACGAATGGGTCTTCAGCCCCTGCTTTAA
- the tssC gene encoding type VI secretion system contractile sheath large subunit yields the protein MSTRAAQQNSNQSAEYSILDSIIAETRLTPDDEAYGIAKRGVSAFIEELLKPQNSGEPVKKAMVDRMIAEIDAKLSRQMDEILHHEHFQSLESAWRGLQLLVDRTNFRENIKIEILNVSKQDLLDDFEDSPEVMQAGLYKHIYTAEYGQFGGQPVGAIIANYFMSPSSPDVKLMQYVSSVACMSHAPFIAAAGPKFFGLESFTGLPDLKDLKDHFEGPQFTKWQSFRESEDARYIGLTVPRFLLRNPYDPEENPVKSFVYKETVANSHEHYLWGNTAYAFGTKLTDSFAKFRWCPNIIGPQSGGAVEDLPLHHFESMGEIETKIPTEVLVSDRREYELAEEGFISLTMRKGSDNAAFFSANSVQKPKFFGISAEGKTAELNYKLGTQLPYMMIVNRLAHYLKVLQREQLGSWKERTDLELELNKWIRQYVADQENPSAEVRGRRPLRAAQVIVSDVEGEPGWYRVSLNVRPHFKYMGADFTLSLVGKLDKE from the coding sequence ATGAGCACCCGCGCAGCACAACAGAACAGCAATCAAAGCGCCGAATACAGCATTCTCGACAGCATCATCGCCGAAACCCGCCTGACCCCGGATGACGAAGCCTATGGCATCGCCAAACGCGGTGTATCGGCCTTTATCGAAGAGCTGCTCAAGCCACAAAACAGCGGCGAGCCGGTCAAGAAGGCCATGGTTGACCGCATGATCGCCGAGATCGATGCAAAGCTCAGCCGTCAAATGGACGAAATCCTTCACCACGAACATTTCCAGTCCTTGGAATCAGCCTGGCGCGGCCTGCAGTTGCTGGTTGACCGCACCAACTTCCGTGAAAATATCAAGATCGAAATTCTCAACGTTTCCAAGCAGGACTTGTTGGACGATTTTGAAGATTCGCCAGAAGTGATGCAGGCCGGGCTGTACAAGCATATCTATACCGCTGAATACGGTCAGTTCGGTGGTCAGCCGGTCGGCGCAATCATCGCCAACTATTTCATGTCGCCAAGCTCGCCTGACGTGAAGCTGATGCAGTATGTATCCAGCGTTGCGTGCATGTCCCATGCACCGTTCATTGCCGCTGCCGGTCCGAAGTTCTTTGGCCTGGAAAGCTTCACTGGCCTGCCGGACCTGAAGGACCTGAAGGATCACTTCGAGGGGCCGCAGTTCACTAAATGGCAGAGTTTCCGCGAATCGGAAGACGCTCGCTACATTGGTTTGACCGTACCGCGTTTCCTCCTGCGTAACCCATACGATCCGGAAGAGAACCCGGTCAAGTCCTTTGTCTACAAGGAAACCGTTGCCAACAGCCACGAGCACTACCTGTGGGGTAACACCGCCTACGCGTTCGGGACCAAGCTGACTGACAGTTTCGCCAAGTTTCGCTGGTGCCCGAACATCATCGGCCCGCAGAGCGGCGGTGCCGTAGAAGACCTGCCTCTGCACCATTTCGAAAGCATGGGCGAAATCGAAACCAAGATTCCGACCGAAGTTCTGGTCAGCGACCGTCGCGAATATGAACTGGCCGAAGAAGGTTTCATCTCCCTGACCATGCGCAAAGGCAGTGACAACGCGGCGTTCTTCTCGGCCAACTCGGTGCAGAAACCGAAGTTCTTCGGCATCAGTGCCGAAGGCAAGACCGCAGAGCTGAACTACAAGCTCGGTACTCAACTGCCGTACATGATGATTGTCAACCGCCTGGCTCACTACCTGAAAGTGCTGCAGCGCGAGCAGCTTGGTTCGTGGAAAGAGCGTACCGATCTCGAGCTGGAACTCAATAAGTGGATACGTCAGTACGTTGCCGACCAGGAGAACCCGAGTGCCGAAGTACGTGGCCGACGTCCGTTGCGCGCTGCGCAGGTCATCGTCAGTGATGTGGAAGGTGAGCCAGGCTGGTATCGCGTCAGCCTGAACGTACGGCCACACTTCAAGTACATGGGCGCCGATTTCACCCTGTCGCTAGTGGGGAAGCTGGATAAAGAGTAA
- the tssH gene encoding type VI secretion system ATPase TssH has translation MIMINVDLQQLIQALDADTRRDLERCAERCVARGGSKILIEDLLLGLLERPQGLLARALQDAEVDVGELSAALQPQVEHSASRNPVFAPELVQWLQDALLVANLELGQTQVEQAALILALLRNPMRYAGSRYQALLAKLNSERLKDFALSQKEEPANANPSVPGESLLPRFTHNLTQQAREGKLDPVLCRDDAIRQMVDILARRRKNNPIVVGEAGVGKTAVVEGLASRIAAGEVPQVLKDVELLSLDMGLLQAGASVKGEFERRLKGVIDEVKASPKPIILFIDEAHTLIGAGGNAGGSDAANLLKPALARGELCTIAATTWAEYKKYFEKDPALARRFQPVQLHEPTVNEAVTILRGLAQVYEKSHGIYLRDDAVVAAAELSARYLAGRQLPDKAVDVLDTACARVRISLAAAPQSLERLRGELAEGGRQRQALRRDAEAGLAIDQQVLDALETRLAEAEAEQHVMEALWGEQRALAQRLLELRQQLAKAREAAAVETVVADVEEGGCVEALEAELSETHRALTDAQRQERLVSFEVCPRLVAEVISAWTGVPLEQLAREHNAKVASFATDLRLRIRAQEQAVHALDRSMRATAAGLNKPDAPVGVFLLVGPSGVGKTETALALADLLYGGDRFITTINMSEFQEKHTVSRLIGAPPGYVGYGEGGMLTEAVRQKPYSVVLLDEVEKADPDVLNLFYQIFDKGVANDGEGREIDFRNTLILMTSNLASDCISALCENGERPNAETLEKTIRPILSKHFKPALLARMRVVPYYPLGGPAMRELIEIKLARLGERLNRRQLDFSYCQNLVGHLAERCTQNDSGARLIDHLLDLHVLPLVADRLLDAMATGEHLKRVYATLDSSGGVTCEFA, from the coding sequence ATGATCATGATCAATGTAGACCTGCAGCAACTGATCCAGGCGTTGGACGCCGACACTCGCCGAGACCTGGAGCGCTGCGCCGAACGTTGCGTCGCCCGGGGCGGCAGCAAGATCCTCATCGAGGACCTGCTGCTGGGCTTGTTGGAGCGCCCGCAAGGGCTGCTCGCACGTGCGTTGCAGGATGCCGAAGTGGATGTCGGCGAGTTGAGCGCGGCGTTGCAGCCACAGGTCGAGCACAGCGCCTCGCGCAACCCGGTGTTCGCTCCGGAGTTGGTGCAGTGGCTGCAGGATGCTTTGTTGGTGGCCAACCTCGAACTGGGTCAGACTCAGGTAGAGCAGGCCGCCCTGATCCTCGCGTTACTGCGCAACCCGATGCGTTACGCCGGAAGCCGTTACCAGGCGCTGCTGGCCAAGTTGAACAGCGAGCGCCTGAAGGATTTCGCCCTGTCGCAGAAGGAGGAGCCGGCCAACGCTAACCCGTCGGTGCCTGGCGAATCATTGTTGCCGCGTTTCACCCACAACCTGACCCAGCAGGCCCGCGAGGGCAAACTCGATCCGGTGCTATGTCGTGATGACGCGATACGCCAGATGGTCGACATCCTCGCCCGGCGGCGTAAGAACAACCCGATTGTGGTCGGCGAAGCCGGCGTTGGTAAAACTGCGGTGGTCGAAGGCCTCGCTTCGCGGATCGCTGCCGGTGAAGTGCCGCAGGTGCTCAAGGATGTTGAGCTGCTGTCGCTGGACATGGGCCTGCTGCAGGCGGGCGCCAGTGTGAAGGGCGAGTTCGAGCGTCGTCTCAAGGGCGTGATCGATGAGGTCAAGGCCTCGCCGAAGCCGATCATTCTGTTTATCGACGAAGCCCACACCCTGATCGGCGCGGGCGGTAATGCTGGCGGTTCCGACGCGGCCAACCTGCTCAAACCGGCACTGGCCCGTGGCGAGCTGTGCACCATCGCCGCCACCACCTGGGCTGAGTACAAGAAGTACTTCGAGAAAGACCCGGCCTTGGCCCGCCGCTTCCAACCGGTGCAATTGCACGAACCGACGGTCAATGAGGCGGTGACCATCCTGCGTGGCCTGGCCCAGGTCTACGAAAAGAGTCACGGTATTTACCTGCGCGATGATGCAGTGGTGGCTGCGGCTGAATTGTCAGCCCGTTACCTGGCTGGGCGTCAGCTGCCAGACAAGGCGGTGGATGTCCTCGACACCGCCTGTGCCCGGGTGCGGATCAGCCTGGCGGCAGCGCCGCAAAGCCTGGAACGCCTGCGTGGCGAGCTGGCCGAGGGCGGCCGTCAGCGTCAGGCGCTGCGCCGCGATGCCGAGGCCGGTTTGGCGATTGACCAGCAAGTGCTGGACGCGCTGGAAACCCGCCTGGCTGAAGCTGAGGCTGAGCAGCACGTCATGGAAGCCTTGTGGGGTGAGCAGCGGGCCCTGGCCCAGCGTCTGCTCGAGCTGCGCCAGCAGCTGGCCAAGGCCCGCGAAGCGGCGGCGGTCGAAACCGTCGTTGCCGACGTGGAGGAGGGGGGCTGCGTCGAAGCGCTGGAAGCCGAGCTCAGCGAAACCCATCGCGCGCTGACCGATGCCCAGCGTCAGGAGCGTCTGGTCAGTTTCGAAGTCTGCCCACGTCTGGTGGCCGAAGTGATCAGTGCCTGGACCGGTGTACCGCTGGAGCAGCTGGCTCGTGAACACAACGCCAAGGTGGCGAGCTTCGCCACCGACCTGCGCCTGCGTATTCGTGCGCAGGAACAGGCCGTGCATGCGCTGGACCGTTCCATGCGCGCCACCGCCGCGGGCCTGAACAAGCCGGATGCACCGGTGGGGGTATTCCTGCTGGTGGGGCCCAGCGGCGTCGGTAAAACCGAAACCGCGTTGGCCCTGGCTGACTTGCTGTACGGCGGTGATCGCTTCATCACCACCATCAATATGTCCGAGTTCCAGGAGAAGCACACCGTGTCACGCCTGATCGGCGCGCCGCCGGGCTACGTGGGTTACGGCGAAGGCGGCATGCTTACCGAAGCCGTGCGACAAAAACCCTATTCGGTTGTGCTGCTCGACGAAGTCGAAAAGGCCGACCCGGATGTGCTTAACCTGTTCTATCAGATCTTTGATAAAGGCGTGGCCAACGATGGCGAAGGGCGTGAAATCGACTTTCGCAACACCTTGATCTTGATGACCTCGAACCTGGCCAGTGACTGCATCAGTGCACTGTGCGAGAACGGCGAGCGACCAAACGCTGAGACCCTGGAAAAAACCATTCGCCCGATACTCAGCAAGCATTTCAAACCGGCGTTGCTGGCACGCATGCGCGTGGTGCCCTATTACCCATTGGGCGGCCCGGCAATGCGCGAGCTGATCGAAATCAAGCTGGCTCGTCTGGGCGAGCGTTTGAACCGTCGCCAACTGGATTTCAGTTACTGCCAGAATCTGGTCGGTCACCTGGCCGAGCGCTGCACTCAGAACGATAGCGGCGCGCGCCTGATTGACCACTTGCTCGATTTGCACGTCTTGCCGTTGGTGGCCGACCGTCTACTCGACGCCATGGCTACTGGCGAGCACCTCAAGCGCGTGTACGCGACGCTCGACAGTAGCGGCGGCGTGACCTGCGAGTTCGCCTGA